GCCAGAGCAGCACTGCCCACAGGCCGTCCTTCTCACGCACGTGGTCCGACCCGGTGCCGGCACTTTCCTCGCCGCAGATGGTGACCTTGCCGGCGTCGAGCAGGTTGCCGAAAAACTTCCAGCCCGTCGGCGTCTCGAAGCAGGGCACGCCCAACGCCTCGGCCACGCGGTCGGCGGCGGCGCTGGTCGGCATCGAGCGGGCAATGCCGGCAAGGCGGCCGCGATAGGCCGGGGCGATCTCGATGTTGGCGGCCAGCATCGCCAGCGAATCCGAGGGCGTGATGAAGCGCCCGCGGCCGATGATGAGGTTGCGGTCGCCGTCGCCGTCCGAGGCCGCGCCGATATCGGGCGCATCCTCCGACATCATCAGGTCGTATAGTTCCTTGGCGTGGATCAGGTTCGGATCGGGGTGATGCCCGCCGAAGTCCTCCAGCGGCACAGCGTTGACCACCGTGCCCGGAGCGAAGCCCAGGCGGCGTTCAAGGATCTCGACCGCGTAGGGCCCGGTCACCGCGCTCATCGAATCCATGCGCATGGTGAAGCCCGAGGCGACGACCTTGCGGATCGCATCGAAGTCGAACAGCGTCTCCATCAGGTCGGCATAGTCGGCCACCGGATCGAGGACCTGCACCGTCAGGCCGCCGACTGCGGTTTCGCCAAGCGTGTCCAGATCGACGTCGGGCGCCTCCACCGTCAGCCAGCGGTCGATCACCCTGGTGCGCTCCAGCATGGCGCCGGTAATGCTTTCGGGCGCGGGGCCGCCGTTGGCGATGTTGTACTTGATGCCGAAATCTTCATCTGGCCCAGCAGGGTTATGGCTTGCGGAAAGGATCAGGCCGCCGCTGGCCTTGTACTTGCGGATGACGTGGCTTGCCGCAGGAGTCGAAAGGATACCGCCCTGTCCAACCAGCACCCGGCCATAGCCGTTGGCAGCCGCCATGCGGATCGCCTGCTGGATGACCGTGCGGTTGTGGTACCGCCCGTCGCCGCCGATCACCAGCACCGCTCCCGGCGCACGCTCCACCACGTCGAACACCGACTGGATGAAATTCTCGGCATAGCCCGGCTGCTGGAAGACCTTCACCTTCTTGCGCAGGCCCGAGGTGCCGGGCGCCTGCCCGTCGAAGGGCGTGGTCGGAACAGTGACGATCTGGGTCAAGCGGGCATCTCCAATAGGATCATGATCTGGGGCCGGAAACGACATGTGCGCACAAGACGACACTTTCGTGTCAGCGCGCGCATTGTCAAATGGTTGCTTTTGCCAATGCTGCACGGGCGCTGAAGTTGCACCTGTCGCGATTTTCGCACCTCATGGCTCTGCAATTATTTCGCCGGACGGTAATACCGCTGTGAACGCTAGGAAATCTCGCAAGTCTTTCCAGGCCGCGCATAACGGGCGTCGGCGGTGACGGCAGTGTCCGTCAAGGCGCCGAGAAACGCATCGACATCCGTTGCATTGCCGGGGGACAGCACGATGCCGTGCCGGGCGATGGCGTCGGCGATGGTATCGGCGCTGCCATCGTGGAGATAAGGCCCGGTCAAGGCGACGTTACGCAGCGAAGGCGTGCGGAAACGGCCGCGATCCTCGCTGCGCCCGGTGACACGGGCAAGGCCCAGGTCGCCATTCCGGGGCGCTTCGGGCTCCCCCGCCAGCCGGTGAAAGCCTAGGTCGGTGAATTCACGGCCCGAATGGCACGATGCGCACCCTGCCCCGCCCGTGAACACAGCCTCGCCCCGGACCGCCGCCTCAGCCAGCGGTGCCCCGCCCGAGGTCGCCTGGTCCCATGCCGTTTCATAACTGACGATCGTGCGCTGAAACGCTGCGAGGGCAGTGGAAACGGCGGCGAAGTCGATCCGCCCGCGCGCTTTGGGAAAGGCGGCCCTGAACAGCTTGCGATAACATCCATCGGCGAACAAACGACGAGCGAGTTCCGCCTCCTGCCCCTTCATGCCCATCTCGACCGGGTCCTCGCCCGCGATGGGCACCAGCGCCTGCAGTTCCAGCGTGGCCAGTGCATCGTTGCCCCAGGTGAGCGGAGAGAACGCACCCACGTTCACCAGCGACGGCACGTTGCGCAGCCCCGGCTCCCCATGCGCTCCGGGATGGGCCCGTGTGCCATCGGCAAAGCTGTGGCGCGGGTCGTGGCAAGTGGCGCACGAAAGCGTGCCGTTTACCGACAGGTCCCCGTCGTGAAACAGTCGCCGCCCCAGCGCGACCTGCGCCTCAGCCGAACCGCCCCTGTCTTTTGCCATGCCCGCCCCTGCGGCAAGGATAAGGCCGCCGAACAGGATGGCCCAGCGTCCCGCCCGGCTCATCGGAGGGCGTTCATCGAACCGGAGCGACCATCACCGTCAGCGCCGCTTCGCCGTTCGCCGCGATCTGCAAAAGGTGGCGGCCAGCGGGCAGATCGTACTCGACCATCTTGGTGATGCCCGAACACCCCGGCCCATGTCCGTGGGCGGCCGAGGCTAAGGCTTTACCGGCGACGATCACATCGACCCACGAACGCCCGTTCTGGGCAATGCGGTAGCGGCCCGCCTCGGCCACATCGAATGCGAACAGGCCGCCGAAGCTGACCGATCCGCCCGGCTTGCCCGGCTCGAGAACATAATCGACCTTGGGCGTCGGGGCGAGCGTAGCGTCAAAAGCGGTGCCCATCACCAGCAGCGCCTTGCCGGACGCGGCTGGTTTCACCGCCGCCTTGAGCGGGCGATGCGGCGCGCTCCAGCCAGCAAGATCGGCGGGAACGGCATTAGGCGCCGCGCAGGCCGCGTGCTCGTGCCCCGCCATTGCTTCCGCAGCAAGCGCCGGAGCAGCGGGCGTCATTATTGCTGCACCTGCGAGAAAAAGCGCCCGGGGCTTTCGTATCATGCTTGCGGCTCCATGAATCATTTATATACGACCGAATATAGGTTCGCTCAAAGCGCGGATTATACAACGGTTCAAGGGGGTTTTCATGAAATATCGGGTAACGGCGGCGCTTGCCGCATCGCTGGCCAGTGCCATCTCCGCACCGGCCTTGGCGGCGGATGCCGACGATGGCGGCAATACCTTCGGCCTTGGCCAGATCGTCGTTACCGCGCCCCGCAGCGAGGAAAGCGGCATCAGCAGCACCTCGGTCAATGCCGAGGCCATCTACGACTTCTCGCGCGATACGCTGGACGAAGCCGTAAAACTGATCCCCGGCGTCACTTCCGGCATCTCGGGCAATTCGCGTAACGAGCGCCTGATCTTCGTGCGCGGTTTCGACCGTTTTCAGGTCCCGCTCTCGATCGACGGTATCCGCGTCTATCTGCCTGCCGACGGCCGCCTCGACTATGGCCGCTTCCTGACGCCCGATGTTGCCGAGATCCAGGTCGCCAAGGGCTATGTCTCGGTGCTCAACGGCCCCGGCGCGATGGGCGGTGCGGTGAACCTTGTCACCCGCAAGCCGCAGAAGGAATACGATGCCGAGGCGCGCTTCAGCCTCAACCTCGACAACGACACGGATTATGCGGGCTATACCGGCTTCGCCTCGCTCGGCACCAAGCATGACATGTGGTATGCGCAGGCCAGCTACGCGCGCAACTTCACCGATCACTGGAACCTGTCGAAGGACTTCAAGCCCACCCGCAACGAGGACGGCGGCGCGCGCGATCTGTCACGCACAGAGGATTGGCGCGTAAATGCCAAGATCGGCTTCACCCCCAACGCGACCGACGAATACGCGATCAGCTACACCCGCCAGGAAGGCGAGAAACTGGCGCCAACGCATGTCTCCGACAGCACCGGCCTGCGTTACTGGACCTGGCCGTACTGGAACCTGCAGAACGTCTACTTCCTCTCCACCACGCAGCTGGGCGAGATCGCCACGCTGCGCACGCGCGCCTATTACAACACCTTCAAGAACAGCCTCGACAGTTTCGACGACAAGACGCTGACCACCCAGACGCGCGGCAGTTCCTTCAACAGCGCCTACAGCGACCGCGCCTATGGCGGCTCGGCCCAGCTGGACCTGCGGCCGAGCGATGCGGAGCGCCTGAGCGTCTCGTTCCACTACCGCAACGACCGCCACCGCGAAATCCAGCAGAGCTTCCCCAGCGGCGTCTTTGAGCCGTGGCAGACCACCATCGAGGAAACCTACAGCGCCGCGATCGAGAACGGCTACAAGCTGACCCCCCAGCTCGAACTGGTGGTGGGTGCGAGCTACGATTGGCGCGACCTGCGCCGTGCCGAGGATTACACCAGCGGGGCCTTCGTCTATTACAACTTGCGTAATGGCGATGCCTGGAACGCTCAGGGCCAGCTGCTGTGGACGCCTGACGATGCGACCAACCTGCACCTCGCAGTCTCGTCGCGCGCGCGTTTCCCGACCATCTTCGAGCGCTTCAGCACCCGCTTCGGCGGCGCCACCTCGAACCCGGACATCAACGCCGAACGCGCGACCCAGATCGAACTGGGCGGCGCCCGCCAATTCGGCCCGCTGCGGATCGAGGCATCGGGCTGGTACGCCAAGATCGACGATGCGATCGTCTCGTTCCCCTTCATCTTCCAGGGACAGGCCACCGCGCAGAGCCGCAACGTGGGATCGGGTGACTACTACGGCGCGGAATTCTCGGCGACCGCGCAGATTGCCGAAGGCCTGCGGGCCGGGGCAAATTATGGCTGGGTGCACCGCAAGCTGGACGACCCCTCGCTGCCCGCGTTCCATGCTACCGGCGTGCCTGAGCATTCCGGCTTCGTCTGGGCCGAATGGTCGCCGATCAAAGCGCTGCGCATCCTGCCAAGCCTCGACGTCGCTTCGAAGCGCTGGACGGTCAACACCGCCGGCACGCGCTACTACAAGATCGGCAGCTATGCGCTGGCGAACCTGCGCGTCGACTTCGACGTCACCGACTGGGCGACGCTTGGCGTAGGCGGGCGCAACCTGTTCGACGAGAACTACGCCACCGTCGACGGTTATCCCGAGGGCGGCCGGACGCTGTTCGTCAGCCTGCGCCTGAAGAACTAGAGCAGGCCCATCGCATGCATGCTGGCGACACAGTTGCCGGCGACGATGCAGTGGTCGTCGAGGCGGATTTCCAGCGCCTCGACGACCTCGCGAAAACGCTTAGTCGCGGCGATATCGGCAGCGCTGGCCCGCGGTACGCCTGAGGGGTGGTTATGCGCGATGACCAGACGGCGCGCATCGAGGTCGAAGGCGCGGCGCACGGTGCGGCGCAGCGGTATGCGTATCTCCGAACGCTGCCCGCCGCCGTAAAGGTCCTCGGCTATATACAGCCCTTCGTCGGTGAAGAAGAGAACCATCACACATTCCTCGCGGCGACTCCCGAGCCGGTTGACGAGGTAGCGGCGAAAGGCCGGCGCGGATGTTTCGATGGGTACGCCCAGCAGCGCCTCTCGCGAAGCGGCTTCGGCCAGGCGGCGGGCGCCCACGATGGCGGCGGCGATTTCGGTCCGGCGTTCCCCCGCGTCGGCGAGCGCGTCGACGAGAGCCTCGGTAGAGGCGGAATAGATCGTGCGCAGCGAACCGAAGCGGTGGATCAGATGGTGGGCGAAATCCTCGCCCCGGCCGTCGGCATAGGGCGCCAGGAGTGCCGCCAGGACGGATAGCTGCCCAGCCTCCTGCGCCGCGACGTGTGAAACACTATCCCCAGAGTCATCGCCACCAGTTGGACGTAGGACGGCATCACCACCATCATGTCGTAGGCGAACCGGTTTATCTCCTCCAGACCCAGCCGGTAGATGTGGCCGAATACCGAGATAATCTCTACTCCGGCTACCCATAGCGGATAGACCCGGTTGGCATGGAGCGCGACGACGAACGTGCAGGCCATGACCAGCAGATCGATGACGAAGTGCCCCACATTGGCATGGTGCCACAGGATCGACCCGCCCAGCAAGGCATGGTGGACTTTGTCGAACGCGAGCATTGCGAACAGCACGCCGGAAAGCAGCCGCTCGGGCGCCGCGCCGCGAACCATCGAATAGAGGAAGAGCACGAGATAGGCTGCAAACTGTACCTCGTCCTTGATGGACCACAACATGGAAGACCAGGATAGTTCAGTCATACGACTGCCCTTGCCATCCCGGCGGCGAATATATCGAAGTCAGGCAATCCGGCGCAGCGGTGCCCTCTCCAGCAGGCCTGTCGGCTTCGGACAATTTCCATCGTCGTCGCCCACCGCCTTGATCTCCTTGCCAATGCCGAGCATTTCCTCGTGGAGGCGGAGCATGTTGTTCTGACTTTCGATCAGCAGACACTGCGCCCTTGCAAGCCGCATCAGCGCGGCCTGGCGGGCATAGGGCTCCTGGCCCTCTTGCCCGGAAGTAAGCAGTATCGTTTCCATGAGCTGCGCCGAGGCAAGCAACGCGGAATCGAGCGACACTTCGGCCTCGGGTAACTGCCGCGAGATACGGGCGGTAGCTACGGCAATCGTCATGGACATGGAAATTCCCCTGCCGGAATGCCGGCTTGACCAGCGCAACATAAGCAAACAATTCTGTACACTGTAACAAATTCGGCCCGTTCAGATCAGGTCGCTAAGCGCGCGCACTACCCCAAGACCGACCATAGCCACCAGCAACATGCCCCCGGCGATGGCAACCATGGCGGCCGTCCGGATAAGCCCGGCGTTAGCCCCATCAAGTACTTCCGGGACGACCCTGTCGAAGGAACTGCTCTGCCAGGGTGCCGTCACGGTGTAGGTCATGGCATCTGCCAAGGCGAACTGTTCGGCATTCTCGTCCCGGCCCGCGGCTACCACATCCGCGGTTCTGCCAGGAACCTGAGTATTCTTATCTGGTATCGGATTACAGGCTGCTTCCAGTTCTTGCAGGTAAAGCCTGTAAGCCCGGGCAAGCTCTGCACGCGGGAGCGCCCCGGCACGAGTACGCACACCTTCGATCCGCTGATTGACAGCGCTCTCGGAAATCCCGAGTTCCCAGGCGATTTCCTTACTCGTGCGATTTTCGGCGACGAAGCAAAGCACTTCGTGCTGCTTTGGCGTCAATCCGGGAAAGATGAGCAGAAGCGGCGAGACCTGCTCGCGATTTACGTCCTGACCTGATTGACCAAAATCTGCCATATATCGCCAGAGACCAACAGCCTCTTCACCAAACTAAATCATCATTGCGCGAATTACGCAACGATTAGGTAGATTAGCCAATAATTCACCATGATTGCAAGGGATTACATGCATTAACGCCAAGGCGGGATCGCCGCGCACCCTCAGGCACGGTAAAACCCTCCCAAAACGGGCAAGACAATCCGGAACAGGCCCGGGCGGCGTGCCGCCCGGTTTAACCTATTCCTCGCCCATCCGCAGGGCGGCGATGAAAGCTTCCTGCGGAATCTGGACGTTGCCATATTCGCGCATGCGCTTCTTGCCTTCCTTCTGCTTGTCGAGGAGCTTCTTCTTGCGGCTGATGTCGCCGCCGTAGCACTTGGCCGTGACGTCCTTGCGCATCGCACTGATCGTCTCGCGCGCGATCACCTTGGCGCCGATGGCAGCCTGGATCGGCACCTTGAACATGTGGCGGGGGATCAATTCCTTGAGCCGTTCCACCAAGCCGCGCCCACGCGGTTCTGCCTGGTTACGGTGAACGATCATCGACAACGCATCGACAGGCTCGTTGTTGACGAGGATGTTCATCATCACGAGGTCGCCCCCGCGCAGGCCGGTCTGCTCGTAATCAAAGCTGGCATAGCCGCGGCTGATCGACTTCAGGCGGTCGTAGAAATCGAACACCACTTCGTTGAGCGGCAGTTCGTAAGTCACCTGCGCACGGCCGCCGACGTAAGTGAGGTCCTTCTGGATACCGCGCCGATCCTGGCACAGCTTCAGGATCGAACCGAGGTACTCGTCGGGCGTATAGATCACCGCCTTGATCCACGGTTCCTCCATGAAGTCGATCTTCACGGGATCAGGCATGTCGGCGGGATTGTGCAGTTCCTTCACGCTGCCGTCGGTCATGCTCAGGCGGTAGACCACCGAAGGCGCCGTGGTGATAAGGTCGAGATCGTATTCGCGGCTCAGGCGCTCCTGAATGATCTC
The DNA window shown above is from Novosphingobium sp. P6W and carries:
- a CDS encoding alpha-D-glucose phosphate-specific phosphoglucomutase → MTQIVTVPTTPFDGQAPGTSGLRKKVKVFQQPGYAENFIQSVFDVVERAPGAVLVIGGDGRYHNRTVIQQAIRMAAANGYGRVLVGQGGILSTPAASHVIRKYKASGGLILSASHNPAGPDEDFGIKYNIANGGPAPESITGAMLERTRVIDRWLTVEAPDVDLDTLGETAVGGLTVQVLDPVADYADLMETLFDFDAIRKVVASGFTMRMDSMSAVTGPYAVEILERRLGFAPGTVVNAVPLEDFGGHHPDPNLIHAKELYDLMMSEDAPDIGAASDGDGDRNLIIGRGRFITPSDSLAMLAANIEIAPAYRGRLAGIARSMPTSAAADRVAEALGVPCFETPTGWKFFGNLLDAGKVTICGEESAGTGSDHVREKDGLWAVLLWLNVLAVRGISVDDLAREHWARFGRNYYARHDFEGIATEGANALMDGLKAQLAALPGKTFGPLTVQVADSFSYTDPVDGSVSANQGIRVLFEDGSRIVMRLSGTGTQGATLRLYLERYEPSFGDLEADTGVMLEAQIAAAEAIAGIIAHTGRTAPDVIT
- a CDS encoding cytochrome-c peroxidase; translation: MSRAGRWAILFGGLILAAGAGMAKDRGGSAEAQVALGRRLFHDGDLSVNGTLSCATCHDPRHSFADGTRAHPGAHGEPGLRNVPSLVNVGAFSPLTWGNDALATLELQALVPIAGEDPVEMGMKGQEAELARRLFADGCYRKLFRAAFPKARGRIDFAAVSTALAAFQRTIVSYETAWDQATSGGAPLAEAAVRGEAVFTGGAGCASCHSGREFTDLGFHRLAGEPEAPRNGDLGLARVTGRSEDRGRFRTPSLRNVALTGPYLHDGSADTIADAIARHGIVLSPGNATDVDAFLGALTDTAVTADARYARPGKTCEIS
- a CDS encoding TonB-dependent siderophore receptor — its product is MKYRVTAALAASLASAISAPALAADADDGGNTFGLGQIVVTAPRSEESGISSTSVNAEAIYDFSRDTLDEAVKLIPGVTSGISGNSRNERLIFVRGFDRFQVPLSIDGIRVYLPADGRLDYGRFLTPDVAEIQVAKGYVSVLNGPGAMGGAVNLVTRKPQKEYDAEARFSLNLDNDTDYAGYTGFASLGTKHDMWYAQASYARNFTDHWNLSKDFKPTRNEDGGARDLSRTEDWRVNAKIGFTPNATDEYAISYTRQEGEKLAPTHVSDSTGLRYWTWPYWNLQNVYFLSTTQLGEIATLRTRAYYNTFKNSLDSFDDKTLTTQTRGSSFNSAYSDRAYGGSAQLDLRPSDAERLSVSFHYRNDRHREIQQSFPSGVFEPWQTTIEETYSAAIENGYKLTPQLELVVGASYDWRDLRRAEDYTSGAFVYYNLRNGDAWNAQGQLLWTPDDATNLHLAVSSRARFPTIFERFSTRFGGATSNPDINAERATQIELGGARQFGPLRIEASGWYAKIDDAIVSFPFIFQGQATAQSRNVGSGDYYGAEFSATAQIAEGLRAGANYGWVHRKLDDPSLPAFHATGVPEHSGFVWAEWSPIKALRILPSLDVASKRWTVNTAGTRYYKIGSYALANLRVDFDVTDWATLGVGGRNLFDENYATVDGYPEGGRTLFVSLRLKN
- a CDS encoding JAB domain-containing protein → MGARRLAEAASREALLGVPIETSAPAFRRYLVNRLGSRREECVMVLFFTDEGLYIAEDLYGGGQRSEIRIPLRRTVRRAFDLDARRLVIAHNHPSGVPRASAADIAATKRFREVVEALEIRLDDHCIVAGNCVASMHAMGLL
- a CDS encoding helix-turn-helix transcriptional regulator; protein product: MADFGQSGQDVNREQVSPLLLIFPGLTPKQHEVLCFVAENRTSKEIAWELGISESAVNQRIEGVRTRAGALPRAELARAYRLYLQELEAACNPIPDKNTQVPGRTADVVAAGRDENAEQFALADAMTYTVTAPWQSSSFDRVVPEVLDGANAGLIRTAAMVAIAGGMLLVAMVGLGVVRALSDLI